One Ignavibacterium album JCM 16511 genomic region harbors:
- a CDS encoding OmpA family protein, which translates to MKNYFTLAMLLILISSSFAQYKLGKMTNPLSSKTGLGVEGGVTYTKSDFRNSDVDYFIRALGDYYFSTDEDVIFGITLNGAFGYARSNGRPAYRIVYPPLDEFRTQLIMASGGFSLTLTSLEFVYLYAASRIGWINFQPRDVNGNDLERNKQNKYSPNDWFAQGEVGFKFPVTDFMSFNIAGVMDYIPTDNLDDSPNSITGGSDNDIFFTLTGGFQFYIGGIKDSDGDGVADKFDMCPDTPPAVMVDNFGCPLDSDGDGVPDYKDKCPNTPKNISVGLDGCPLDTDRDGVADYMDLCPNTPEGVVVDSRGCPPDSDEDGVPDYLDLCPNTPVGTEVNKFGCPLEEKVTLPPKEKTEFVLTGAINFEIGKANLLPAAFDELDKIVKVMKDYPETNWKIEGHTDNTGSYQMNKNLSLQRAQSVFDYLVKSGIKSERLKVFGYGPDFPVADNSTETGRALNRRVTISLDDGKGIPQNIKEKLPLNYEYRFDVERNVGGMIFTDGYKYCIQASSWRNKSKAESEAQRLKSQGYNAFVIEANIPDLDGIWYRVRVGFYDSLDEARQVKSRVGIKN; encoded by the coding sequence ATGAAAAACTATTTCACACTGGCTATGCTTCTCATTTTAATCTCTTCTTCATTTGCACAATACAAACTGGGGAAGATGACAAATCCACTCTCCTCAAAGACAGGTCTCGGAGTTGAAGGTGGAGTTACATACACAAAATCAGATTTCAGAAATTCTGATGTGGATTATTTCATAAGAGCTTTAGGCGATTATTATTTTTCTACTGATGAAGATGTGATTTTCGGTATAACTCTTAATGGAGCTTTTGGCTATGCCAGAAGTAACGGAAGACCTGCTTACAGAATAGTTTATCCACCGCTCGATGAATTCAGAACACAGCTGATTATGGCTTCAGGTGGATTTAGCTTAACTTTAACATCTTTGGAGTTTGTTTATCTTTATGCGGCTTCAAGAATTGGCTGGATAAATTTTCAACCAAGAGATGTTAACGGCAATGATCTTGAGAGAAATAAGCAGAATAAATATAGCCCAAACGATTGGTTTGCTCAGGGTGAAGTTGGCTTTAAATTTCCTGTTACTGACTTTATGAGTTTCAACATTGCCGGAGTTATGGATTATATTCCAACGGATAATCTTGATGATTCACCAAATTCAATTACTGGTGGAAGTGATAATGATATTTTCTTTACACTTACAGGAGGTTTTCAGTTTTATATCGGCGGTATAAAGGATTCTGATGGTGATGGAGTGGCTGATAAATTTGATATGTGTCCTGACACTCCGCCAGCTGTGATGGTTGATAATTTCGGTTGCCCGTTAGATAGTGATGGTGATGGTGTACCGGATTACAAAGATAAATGTCCGAATACTCCGAAAAACATATCAGTAGGTTTAGATGGATGTCCTTTGGATACAGATCGGGACGGAGTGGCTGATTATATGGATTTGTGTCCGAATACACCTGAAGGTGTAGTAGTTGACAGCAGAGGTTGCCCACCTGATTCAGATGAGGATGGAGTGCCGGATTATCTTGATTTGTGTCCGAATACACCTGTAGGAACTGAGGTTAATAAATTCGGCTGTCCTTTGGAAGAGAAAGTCACTTTGCCACCCAAAGAAAAAACAGAGTTCGTCCTAACAGGTGCAATCAATTTTGAAATCGGTAAGGCAAATTTACTACCAGCAGCTTTTGATGAATTAGATAAAATTGTTAAGGTGATGAAAGATTATCCTGAAACGAACTGGAAAATAGAAGGTCACACTGATAATACAGGTTCATACCAGATGAATAAAAATCTTTCATTGCAGAGGGCTCAGTCAGTTTTCGACTATCTGGTAAAATCGGGAATAAAATCCGAGAGATTAAAAGTCTTTGGTTATGGACCTGACTTCCCTGTTGCTGATAATTCTACAGAGACCGGCAGAGCTTTGAACAGAAGAGTCACGATTTCTCTTGATGATGGGAAAGGTATTCCACAGAATATTAAAGAAAAGTTACCACTGAATTATGAATACAGATTTGATGTTGAAAGAAATGTTGGCGGAATGATTTTTACGGATGGATATAAGTATTGTATTCAGGCATCATCCTGGAGAAACAAATCGAAAGCAGAAAGTGAAGCTCAGAGATTAAAGTCGCAGGGTTACAATGCTTTTGTTATTGAAGCGAATATTCCGGATTTAGATGGAATTTGGTACAGAGTAAGAGTCGGATTTTATGATTCACTTGACGAAGCACGCCAGGTTAAATCAAGAGTTGGAATAAAAAATTAA
- a CDS encoding capsule assembly Wzi family protein, which yields MQLRSILTIIIFFANLSFAQFINQIYRSDIYDFLEAMNAKGVIEFHSELKPINRKILASYINQLNSIKHQLNSIEQELLERYNIEFEPELRLSEKLNDEKKSDLIRTKNRLRLFAYYSDDFSFYADPLLSIEAGSYYGKSLVVRRNGFAIGGYYGKNWSYSVKFFDNEETDDNLDKSKRFTREHSVSITKEKKNAFEYDEVTAGVSYDWSNGSVSISKDYLSFGSGNFGKIILSDKAPPLPFIRFDFKPADWLSFFYFHGFLQSNVPDSNTFRYNSIPGRTTILEVPKYMAFHSLSFYPTDYLSLSIGESIVYSERIQPIYFIPVMFFRVADHYLGTGNASATGNAQMFVDFSYLNRPLQTKFYSSLFVDELSFNSLFEGGNLSAVGFTLGIESFSISPMMKVFVEYSRVNPFVYMNSVDAQLYSNDGFKMGHWIESNGDIISGGIKKNFTAELTSHLNVWYFRKGKTEEPVEQYRSPYPEFLYGSKRYEKGLELTISYTPIIPLSVMVNYLYTDISDEETGRTSSFKVGKKNSIIFKLSYQM from the coding sequence ATGCAATTAAGAAGCATTCTTACAATAATTATTTTTTTTGCTAACCTTTCCTTTGCACAATTTATAAATCAAATCTACAGATCAGACATTTATGATTTTCTTGAAGCAATGAATGCTAAAGGAGTTATTGAATTTCATTCGGAATTAAAGCCAATCAACCGTAAAATTCTTGCTTCTTACATTAATCAGCTTAATTCAATAAAGCATCAATTGAATAGTATTGAACAGGAATTACTGGAAAGATATAACATTGAATTTGAACCGGAGTTACGATTATCCGAAAAATTAAATGATGAAAAAAAATCTGATTTAATCAGAACAAAAAATCGCCTTAGATTATTTGCGTATTACTCTGATGATTTTTCTTTCTATGCCGATCCATTGTTATCAATTGAAGCAGGGAGTTATTATGGTAAAAGTCTTGTCGTGCGAAGAAATGGTTTTGCAATTGGTGGTTATTATGGGAAAAACTGGAGTTATTCGGTAAAGTTTTTTGATAATGAAGAGACAGATGATAATCTTGACAAGAGTAAAAGGTTTACAAGAGAGCATTCAGTAAGTATAACTAAGGAGAAGAAGAATGCTTTTGAATATGATGAAGTTACAGCTGGTGTTTCTTATGACTGGTCAAACGGTTCGGTTTCAATAAGTAAAGATTATCTTTCTTTCGGCAGCGGAAATTTCGGAAAGATAATTTTATCGGATAAAGCACCTCCGTTACCTTTTATCAGATTTGATTTCAAACCCGCAGATTGGTTAAGTTTTTTTTACTTTCATGGATTCCTTCAATCGAATGTGCCTGATTCGAACACATTCAGATACAATTCCATTCCGGGAAGGACAACTATACTTGAAGTACCCAAATATATGGCATTCCATTCATTATCTTTTTATCCGACAGATTATTTAAGTTTAAGTATTGGAGAGTCGATTGTCTATAGCGAAAGAATACAACCAATTTATTTTATACCTGTAATGTTCTTCAGAGTTGCAGATCATTATCTCGGAACCGGCAATGCTTCAGCAACCGGCAATGCACAAATGTTTGTTGATTTCTCATATCTGAACCGACCTCTACAAACTAAATTTTACTCAAGTCTTTTTGTAGATGAATTGTCATTCAACAGCTTGTTTGAAGGTGGGAATCTTTCTGCTGTTGGTTTCACTTTAGGTATTGAATCATTCAGTATATCACCAATGATGAAAGTATTTGTAGAATACAGCAGAGTAAATCCTTTTGTTTATATGAATTCGGTAGATGCGCAGCTTTATAGCAACGATGGTTTTAAGATGGGTCACTGGATCGAAAGTAATGGTGATATAATTTCCGGTGGTATAAAAAAAAATTTCACTGCTGAATTAACATCTCATTTAAATGTTTGGTATTTCAGAAAAGGAAAAACGGAAGAGCCAGTTGAGCAATACCGTTCTCCGTATCCTGAATTTTTATATGGTTCAAAGAGGTATGAAAAGGGTTTAGAATTGACAATCAGTTATACTCCAATAATTCCTCTTTCGGTTATGGTTAATTATTTATATACAGATATATCAGATGAAGAAACAGGCCGGACAAGTTCTTTCAAAGTTGGCAAAAAAAATTCAATTATATTTAAATTGAGTTACCAGATGTAA
- a CDS encoding glycosyltransferase family 4 protein translates to MLFLISVFFSFIAVVFATPLFANLLSSLEIVDHPDSNRKIHSQPTPRMGGVIIYSVVILFLIFLFPFIYEFKFFLIGSLILFILGVADDLWNLKWSVKFTGQGIAALLLMLYLIKHNYFQFNFIGISISPFIALPLMFFFIVGTLNAFNLLDGMDGLVSGFSLIIGSLSFLLSFNSESFFVPLLSILIIGTTLGFLKFNGNPASIFLGDSGSLVLGYFCLTALLSSASEASNHTIDLVFVGMVLSVPLLDTLRVMLCRIIKGKNPFLPDKNHLHHIIYSKKIRHKTTVFIILALTIISVLIALYYKFSSAIAGISLFILFSIILLSINKLLDFILKKENLLLYGRIIKSLPNKMAVVFKFYILPIVTFLIFSFLTYLLFSRVSLNDKRMLYLLLFNFLTMAYIFINLKSKNYISDFFVFVNFVMFFYTTDAREIFYRLYQVPIFNFINLNQLFIILVVPVIIFYFLFRDKLVDNYKEETLAGVDLILALAIVSNYLFIKFSGIAQEYYFFADILIRSFLVYLLYKIIVGCFPKLRFQLYFTSYIIVIIALLRIIVL, encoded by the coding sequence ATGCTCTTTCTAATATCGGTTTTTTTTAGCTTTATAGCTGTAGTTTTTGCTACTCCTCTTTTCGCTAATTTACTAAGTTCTTTAGAAATAGTTGATCATCCTGACAGTAACAGGAAAATACATTCCCAACCAACTCCCCGAATGGGTGGCGTTATCATCTATTCGGTTGTAATTCTTTTTCTCATTTTTTTATTTCCTTTTATATATGAATTCAAATTTTTTCTTATCGGTTCTTTAATTCTATTTATTTTAGGCGTTGCAGATGATCTTTGGAACCTTAAATGGTCAGTAAAATTCACAGGTCAGGGAATTGCTGCATTGTTACTGATGCTCTATCTTATCAAACACAATTATTTCCAATTTAATTTTATTGGCATTAGTATATCGCCTTTTATTGCGCTACCATTAATGTTTTTTTTCATTGTTGGGACATTAAATGCATTTAATCTGTTGGATGGTATGGATGGTTTGGTCTCAGGATTTTCACTTATAATCGGGTCATTAAGTTTTCTTCTGAGTTTTAACAGCGAATCTTTCTTTGTTCCTTTATTGTCGATTTTAATTATTGGTACCACACTTGGATTTTTGAAATTTAATGGAAATCCTGCCAGCATATTTCTGGGTGATTCCGGTTCATTGGTGCTTGGATACTTTTGTTTAACTGCCCTACTCTCTTCAGCATCGGAAGCATCTAATCATACAATTGATTTAGTTTTTGTTGGAATGGTACTTTCTGTTCCGCTTTTAGATACACTTAGAGTTATGTTATGCAGAATAATTAAGGGTAAAAATCCCTTCTTACCAGATAAGAATCATCTTCATCATATAATTTATAGTAAGAAAATTAGACATAAGACAACTGTCTTTATAATACTAGCTCTAACAATCATTTCTGTTTTGATTGCACTTTATTATAAATTCTCATCCGCTATAGCTGGAATTTCTCTTTTTATTCTTTTTTCGATAATTCTATTATCAATAAATAAACTACTTGATTTTATCCTAAAAAAAGAAAATCTTTTACTTTATGGTAGAATAATTAAATCTTTACCAAATAAAATGGCGGTTGTATTTAAGTTTTATATTTTACCTATTGTTACTTTTCTTATATTCTCATTTTTAACATACCTACTATTTAGCAGAGTCTCATTGAATGATAAAAGAATGCTTTACCTTTTGCTTTTTAACTTTCTTACAATGGCATATATATTTATAAATCTGAAGAGTAAAAATTACATCTCTGATTTTTTTGTTTTCGTAAATTTTGTAATGTTTTTTTATACAACAGATGCCAGAGAAATTTTTTATAGACTATATCAGGTTCCAATTTTTAATTTTATAAATCTCAATCAGCTTTTCATTATATTGGTTGTTCCGGTCATCATATTTTACTTCCTTTTCAGAGATAAGCTTGTAGATAATTATAAGGAAGAGACTTTAGCCGGTGTAGACCTTATTCTTGCTTTAGCAATCGTTTCAAACTATCTCTTTATTAAATTTTCAGGTATTGCGCAGGAATATTATTTCTTTGCTGATATATTAATCAGAAGCTTTTTAGTTTATTTATTGTACAAGATAATCGTAGGATGCTTCCCTAAACTCAGATTTCAATTATATTTTACTTCCTATATTATTGTTATAATTGCATTACTAAGAATAATAGTTTTATGA